The genomic DNA CTTCGCACTCGAGCACGACGTGATCCCCGACAGCCGTCCGACGGGCCACGTCGACGACATGACGATCGTGCACTGGGCCATCGGGATGGTGCAGCGGCAGCTGCCCGTCCAGCCGCAGAGCGCGCCGCCGGCCGATCAGCCCTGAGGCGTGTCGGTGAGGCGCAGGCTCACCGAGTTGATGCAGTAGCGCTGATCAGTGGGGGTGTCGTAGCCCTCACCCTCGAAGACGTGGCCCAGGTGCGATCCGCAGGACGCGCACCGCACCTCGGTACGGACCATGCCCATCGAGCGGTCCTCGATGAGCTCGACGTTGTCGCCCTCGGCCGGCGCGTAGAACGACGGCCACCCGCAGTGGCTGTGGAACTTGGTGTCGCTGCGGAACAGCTCGGCGCCACACGCCCGGCAGCTGTAGACGCCTTCGGTCTCGGTGTCGGTGTACTCACCCGTGAACGCCCGTTCGGTGCCGGCCTGCCGCAGGACGGCGTACTCCTGCGGCGAGAGCTGCTCGCGCCACTCCTGGTCGGTCTTGGCCACGGGGTAGGAACGCTGCTCGGTCATGTCTGAACTCCTCACGTCACCACTCACAACACCACGGGCCGGGCGGTCGTTCCCGCCCGGCCCGTGGAGCCGCTCATCCTGCCCGTACGCCGGTCAGCGTCCGCCCCGGATCTGCAGACGGACGACCTGCGGGTCGTGGTCGGAGTCCTGGTCGTGGAACTCGGAGTTGGTGTGGACGATGTCGTAGTCGTACGCCGGGCCGGGTGAGCCGGCGGGAGCCTTGAGCAGCGCCGGGCTGATGAGGATGTGGTCGAGCACCTGGCTGTTGCCGTCGTAGACGTAGGTGTAGCGCTCGCTCGGCGCCACGGTGCGCGGAAGGTCGGTCATGCGGGTCGAGCCCGACCCGACGAGCACGTCGGTCGTGCGGCTGAACTCGAAGTCGTTGATGTCGCCGAGCACCACGACGTTGGCCTGCGCGTCAGCCGCGAGCAGCTTGTCGACGAACCCGCGCACCGCGGCGGCCTGCTGGTGGCGCTGCGACTCGGAGAACCGAGTGGGCTGCTGCCAGCGCCCGAACAGCGGGTCGTCACCACCCTTGGAGGCGAAGTGGTTGGCCACGACGAAGACCGGCTTCCCGCGGAACAGGAACTGGCCGACGAGCGGCTTGCGAGACGTGGTCCACGCCGGGTTGCCGGGGTCGATGCGTCCGGGCGAGGCGGACAGCGTGGTGGCCGTGCCGGTGCCGACGACCTGGGTCGCCGTGGTCGCGTCACCGCCCGGCTTGTCGACGAACGTGACGTCGCGGTCGGGGCGGTAGAGGAAGACCTGACGGATGTTGCCGCCCGGCTGTCCGCCGTCCTTGTCGTTCTCGGGGTTGATCCAGCGCGCCGCGTATGCCGGGCCGCCGGCCGCCTTGACCGCGGCGATCAGCTTGTCGGTGGTCGCCGTCGAGTCGACGACGCCGTCGTCCGCCGCGCCGCTGTTGTCCTGGATCTCCTCCAGCGCGAGCACGTCGGGGGAGGCGAGGTTGTGGGTGATCTGGCCGGCGAGCCGCTCGTACTTGGTGGCCGGGTCGCTCGGGGCGAGGTTCTCGACGTTGAAGGTCGCGACGGCGAGCTGGTTGTTGCTCTGCGGTGACGTGGTCTCCCGCTGCAGGCCGGCGGACGCGGCCTTCGGCTGGCTCGTGAGCAGCAGCTTGAAGTTGCCGAAGCCGTAGTCCATGACGCCGACGCTGTCACCGGGCAGCGTGTCACCGGTGTCGACCACCGGCATCGCACCCCGGGGGAGCAGGGGGTCGTCGAGGATGACGCGCTGGGAGTTGGGCTGGTCGTACCCGCCGTAGACGACGCCGCCGGTGCGGCTGCGCTGCGCGGTCACCTGCTGTCCCGGCACGACCGGCAGCTCGCCGTAGGAGGTGTTGGTCGGGCCGACCGCGGTGGCGTCACGCACGCCGACCCGCATGCCTTCGAGCGACTCGTCGAAGTCGATGGCGTTCGTGGCGGGGTCGAACGTGTGGGTGGTCTTCTCGACCGAGCCCGGGTCATCGGTCGTGACAGCCTGCTGCGGTGCGACGCGGTCGACGCCGAGGACGACCGGTGTGGGCAGCGGGTTGCCGGTCGAGGTCGTCTCGGTGGTTGGGGAAGCGATCTCGGTGGTGGTGAGGTTGTCGTTGCCGCCCGATCCGCCGGGGCGGAACTCGGTGACGGTGCCGGCGACGGTGACAGCGTCACCGGGTCCGACCTTCGGCGCACCGCCGGTGTAGACGAAGACGCCCTCGCTGGTGGCGGGGTCGCTGTCGGGCGCCGTGGACTGGATCCAGTACCCGTTGCTCGTGACGGCGGTGACGATGCCCTGGACGTTCTTGACCTTCTGGCCGTTGAGCGGTGACAGGTGAGCTGCGCCCTGCACCTGCGCGACTGTGGCATCGACGCCTGCGGGCGGGGGCGGGGTGTCGGTGCAGTCGACGACCGCGGTCGAGGAGTTCTGGGGCGCCGGGGCTCCGGTGGCGAAGTCGCCGGCGTTGTTGTCGGTGTCGACGCACGGGTTGGTGCGCGCGACCGAGGTGGTGTTGGTGGTCGCCGGGGCGGCTGCACCCTCGTACGCCGACGCGCTGCCGTAGCCGATCAGGTCGACCACCTCACCGGCCGGGTTGACGACCGCGACCCGGCCTGCGCTGGAGGACATCGCGATCGTGCCGGTGGCGTCCGGGGTCGGCAGGGGAGTGGCCGAGGTGTTGGCGCCGTCGGCCTCCTTGACCAGGTAGCGACCGCCGGCGGGCACGGTGCCCGACAGGGCGGTCGTCTGCGGGGTCGTGCCGGAGGCCGACCAGTACTGCACGCTCCAGCCGGTCAGGTCGACCGGCTGCGAGCCCCGGTTGAAGATCTCGACGAAGTCCGAGCGGAGCGTCGCGCCGGAGTTGCCTCCACCGCCGTACACCTCGCCGACGACGAGGTTGGGCGAGACGGCGTGCGCGGGGGTGAGCGCGAGGCCGGCCAGGCCGAGGGACGAGGCAGCGACGGTGGCCGCGAGCCGGCGGCGGGGAGAGTGCGTCATGAGCACCTGCTGGGAAGGGTCGGATCCGGACGAGGTGACTCTAGGGCCGCGCCCCTGCTGCCGGTGGCGCGTGCGGGACTCCGTTGGAGAACTGTTCACCTGCGCCATCCCACGTCGTGACTTGCGGACATCCGTCGGCGGTCGTCACTACAGTCCAGGCATGAGCCCAGCGAAGGCAGAGGTCCTCGAGGTTCCGGGTCCCGACGGCGTCCGCGAGGTGCGCATCTCCAGCCCCGACCGGGTGCTGTGGCCGGACGACGGCATCACCAAGATCGACCTCGCCCGGTACGTCGCCTCGGTCGCCGAGCCGTTCCTGCGCGCCAACGCTGACAGACCCGTTGCGCTGCAACGGTTCCCGACCGGCATCGACGGCGAGGAGTTCTTCTCCAAGAACCCGCCCCGAGGCGTCCCCGCCTACACCCGTACGACGATGTGCACCTACCCGTCGGGCCGTCGCCACCCGCAGCTGGTCATCGACGAGATCGCCTCGGCCGTGTGGATGGTGCAGATGAACACCATCACCTTCCACCCGTGGCCGATGCGCAGCGACGACAACGACAACCCCGACGAGCTGCGCATCGACCTCGACCCGCAGCCGGGCCGCGCGTTCGCAGACGTCGTGGAGGCGGCGTACGGGCTGAAGGACGTCCTCGAGGAGATCGGCCTCACGCCCTGGGTCAAGACCAGTGGCAACCGCGGTGTCCACGTCTACGCCCGCATCCGGCGCACGCACGAGATCCTCGATGTGCGGCACGGAGTCATCGGCATCGCGCGCGAGCTCGAGCGTCGACTGCCCGATCTCGTGACGACGGCCTGGTGGAAGGAGGAGCGTGGCGAGCGGATCTTCGTCGACTTCAACCAGATGTGCCGTGACCGGACGATCGCAGCCGCGTACTCCGCACGTCCGCTGCCCGGTGCCCCGGTCTCGATGCCGGTCCCGTGGTCGGCACTGCGTGATGTGGCTGTCAGCGACTTCACGGTGCGCACGGCACCGGATCACCTGCAGGCCGAGGGCGACGCATGGGCCGGCATGGACGACGCAGCCGGCGACGTCGCCGCGGCGATCGCCTTGTGGGACAAGGACGTTGAGGAGCGTGGCCTCGGCGAGATGCCGTTCCCGCCCGACTACCCCAAGATGCCCGGCGAGCCCCGCCGGGTGCAGCCGAGCAAGAAGCGCCACGACCTGCCCGACCCGCAGGACCGGTGACCTCGAGGTGGACGACCTGACGATCCGACCCATGACCCAGGACCGCTGGGACGACCTGGTGGCACTGTTCGGGAAACGTGGTGACGCCGCGTGGTGCTGGTGCCAGTTCTTCGCC from Luteipulveratus halotolerans includes the following:
- the msrB gene encoding peptide-methionine (R)-S-oxide reductase MsrB — encoded protein: MTEQRSYPVAKTDQEWREQLSPQEYAVLRQAGTERAFTGEYTDTETEGVYSCRACGAELFRSDTKFHSHCGWPSFYAPAEGDNVELIEDRSMGMVRTEVRCASCGSHLGHVFEGEGYDTPTDQRYCINSVSLRLTDTPQG
- the ligD gene encoding non-homologous end-joining DNA ligase is translated as MSPAKAEVLEVPGPDGVREVRISSPDRVLWPDDGITKIDLARYVASVAEPFLRANADRPVALQRFPTGIDGEEFFSKNPPRGVPAYTRTTMCTYPSGRRHPQLVIDEIASAVWMVQMNTITFHPWPMRSDDNDNPDELRIDLDPQPGRAFADVVEAAYGLKDVLEEIGLTPWVKTSGNRGVHVYARIRRTHEILDVRHGVIGIARELERRLPDLVTTAWWKEERGERIFVDFNQMCRDRTIAAAYSARPLPGAPVSMPVPWSALRDVAVSDFTVRTAPDHLQAEGDAWAGMDDAAGDVAAAIALWDKDVEERGLGEMPFPPDYPKMPGEPRRVQPSKKRHDLPDPQDR
- a CDS encoding lamin tail domain-containing protein, whose amino-acid sequence is MTHSPRRRLAATVAASSLGLAGLALTPAHAVSPNLVVGEVYGGGGNSGATLRSDFVEIFNRGSQPVDLTGWSVQYWSASGTTPQTTALSGTVPAGGRYLVKEADGANTSATPLPTPDATGTIAMSSSAGRVAVVNPAGEVVDLIGYGSASAYEGAAAPATTNTTSVARTNPCVDTDNNAGDFATGAPAPQNSSTAVVDCTDTPPPPAGVDATVAQVQGAAHLSPLNGQKVKNVQGIVTAVTSNGYWIQSTAPDSDPATSEGVFVYTGGAPKVGPGDAVTVAGTVTEFRPGGSGGNDNLTTTEIASPTTETTSTGNPLPTPVVLGVDRVAPQQAVTTDDPGSVEKTTHTFDPATNAIDFDESLEGMRVGVRDATAVGPTNTSYGELPVVPGQQVTAQRSRTGGVVYGGYDQPNSQRVILDDPLLPRGAMPVVDTGDTLPGDSVGVMDYGFGNFKLLLTSQPKAASAGLQRETTSPQSNNQLAVATFNVENLAPSDPATKYERLAGQITHNLASPDVLALEEIQDNSGAADDGVVDSTATTDKLIAAVKAAGGPAYAARWINPENDKDGGQPGGNIRQVFLYRPDRDVTFVDKPGGDATTATQVVGTGTATTLSASPGRIDPGNPAWTTSRKPLVGQFLFRGKPVFVVANHFASKGGDDPLFGRWQQPTRFSESQRHQQAAAVRGFVDKLLAADAQANVVVLGDINDFEFSRTTDVLVGSGSTRMTDLPRTVAPSERYTYVYDGNSQVLDHILISPALLKAPAGSPGPAYDYDIVHTNSEFHDQDSDHDPQVVRLQIRGGR